From the Mesotoga prima MesG1.Ag.4.2 genome, the window TCTTCAACCATATCGAGATCAACAACGACAGAGTTTGCAGGTAGTTCATTTCTTTGATGCATAGAGACTGCCGTTTGTATGAGCGAGGGATTACGTCTGACGATAGTGTCAAGAAAATCCATATTTCACCTCATTCCTAAATGATGCTAGTCACGGTTCATATTCTGCAGGTATCTGACTGAAAGAGCAGATATCAAAATTACACCCATAAAAATGTCACGGTATGCCGGCTCCAAACCAATCAAAGTGACTCCGTTCGTAATGATAGTTAGGACAAATGCTGCCAGCAATGTTTTGAAGGCAGACCCCTGCCCTCCGGTAAGTGCAGCTCCAGCCAGGATGGGCGCAGAAATGGCGGGCATCAGATAGCTAGTCCCCATTGCAGGGCGAGCGGATGTTGCTCTGCTACCCAATATGAATCCGGCGATACCAGCAAGAATTGCGCTGGTAACAAAGAGAGAGATCTTCACTCTATCTGTAGGAATGCCCATGAGGCGTGCCGAACTCGGATTTCCACCAGTTGCATAAACCCATTTTCCGAATCTCGTTCTTGTCAGAACAAACCAGATGACTATTGCTATTCCGATCATCCAGTAGACCGCTGAGGCAATGTTCGCAAACGGTCTCCCAAAGAACATGTTAATGAAGCTCTTGTCCCTGATTATGATCGTTCTGTAGTCACAAAGAATCATAACTAAGCCGCCTATTGCCACTTGAGTGCCCAATGTGACAAGGAAGGATGGTATCTTCAGCTTCACGGCAAAGAATGCATTGATTAGCCCAACAGCTGTTGCAGCAAGTACACCAAATGCAATTGAAACGAACG encodes:
- a CDS encoding ABC transporter permease; protein product: MNYKNLLKRSTANIELFVLLLAAVVLIVVFSILEPRFFSVNNFRILLETMSILGILSLGVNFLLIAGEMDISFTSVLELSAAVVAISSTAHMNTFVSIAFGVLAATAVGLINAFFAVKLKIPSFLVTLGTQVAIGGLVMILCDYRTIIIRDKSFINMFFGRPFANIASAVYWMIGIAIVIWFVLTRTRFGKWVYATGGNPSSARLMGIPTDRVKISLFVTSAILAGIAGFILGSRATSARPAMGTSYLMPAISAPILAGAALTGGQGSAFKTLLAAFVLTIITNGVTLIGLEPAYRDIFMGVILISALSVRYLQNMNRD